The genomic region TTAgtctattatttacttacacaCATTTGGTTGTAAACTATTATTGAAACAGTTATAAAGtacgtttgtattttttttattattacgaatTCTAATGCCAAACAGTAATAGAGCCAGTgtataacaacaacaacaacaacaagcgCATGTACAATGTACGATGAGAAGCTCAGACTAAATTATGGGAGTGTTTGTCGATGACTTTTGTCACCTTCCAGACCTGTCAGACACTTCCTGTACTGAGTTACCTATGCAATATCTCTGTAATCTGTATAATATCTGCCAGGATAGATAATAATTGTTCAACCCAGACAAAATCGGGGCGGGCtgctatttcataatataatcgaCTTTAAATCgactttaaattgtaaaatccAAGAAGCAAGAAATAAAAGAGGAGAAGGTAAGtaagtaagctccaaaccttctcctcaaaaagaggagaggaggcctttagcccagcagtgggacattcacaggctgttacggtaagaaataaaatattttttataatagtatctTTAACTGACTGACTCGTTACTTTAGTGGCTAgttaaggccgcagacccagaggtccaaTTCCCaggaatttaataaatttaataaaattcctaataaaaagtgattgggattttctgacagaaaattctcagtagcagcccggagtctggaagttagaagtgtgtacgctcccgtgcctcggaaaacatgtTAAGCCGAtggaactctttccggtcgagtcggattgccgtccaatcggatatgagagttagggaatacagagtgcacctgcgtttgcgcacacacttatgcactataatatgtcctgcgcagttggctaatatctcttgagatgggccaccatggccgaaatcgatctgaaGGAcgttattattcttattatctATAACTAAATGTTTAGTTACATTAACCGTTTTGTcgatcaaaatttaattttaggaacctcattattatacttatttcaaactgaaaaaaaaaacattaaaacaaataacgtttataaggaGAGTGCCATAAGCAtactttcttaattattttgttaaaacgaTAATTAAATAGTGCCAGCGCcctgggtacaatgccacaggacaatcttttagacggcgtgttttttctataaatttgtaatgtgtattttttttattttattttagtttcagTTTActcttataacattttttattaatttaattatgtttgtttaattttctacatttttctatttatttaaataaattaacataattatttttttataaaataaagcgttttaaataaaaaataaattcataaaccCTAACacatttacaaatttttttaaactcttttattttttaaattgaaatacaaacAGATTTATGTGCCGTAACAGTATTGTTCATGTAATCCAGCTTGCAGCACCGAAACGAAActtgattaaaattttacattgaatcgatagtaaataaattaaatgattcgCTTTTACACAACTGCGAAACGTGTAAAATTACTCTACCTACCTCTTATAGTGTGATATGTCATTCTTCAGAAtcttacagattttttttttattttctgtgattcgccgagatggcctagtggtaagaacgcgtgaatcttaaccgatgatcgtgggttcaaacccgggcaagcaccactgtatattcatgtgcttaatttgtgtttataattcatctcgtgcttgacggtgaaggaaaacatcgtaaggaaacctgcatgtgtctaattttattgaaattctgccacatgtgtattctaccaacccgcattagagcagcgtggtggaataagctccaaaccttctcaaaatggagaggaggcctaagcccagcagtgggacattaacaggctattactactACTGTACTTCTGTGATTTctcaataatcattttaaatacatgtCAAACCTAACTAATCAACCACTCAAACATTTTTTAGACCAGGCAgcttggagtctggaagttggaagtgtatacattcCCGTGAAGCAcgggaaagtacgtaaagccattggttctgcggctgaactctttccggtcgtttcggatttgCCGAAATTACATAGTCAACTATACACGATTATTCCTAAATAGAAACTGACGAACAGAACtccatttttatgaaataacagGTTTTACAATTACcatttttaacagttttttacACAGAAAATGTAAGCTTTTTCTAATATCTTAGAAAACTCTACTAATAAATACTCACCtgacaaaaatttatatatcgcattatatgttttgttgtaaatcctaaaattgtatttgtaaatgaAGATCAGACGTACAACAATGTAATGAATGATtgctttatactttttaaagtactcacacaaattaatttaataaattaagtgttTGTACAATGAAAcagtaacaataatttattattctactATAATAACTGATCTtggaaaatgttattaaatacattagattaactttttatttattacacttatCTATAGTAATTGccacttatatttttatgatattagatACGTTATTTGGAAACACACTGTGCGGAAAATTATTTTCGGATATAATTTCCCATAAGGAGCAAATACGATTAATAAAGATTGCTGTTATTATACGAACGGTTAACGTCGGTATAAGATAACCAGATGAGTTTTGACATATCCAACACCTTTTTTTTACGCTGAAAAActcattacgcgtttcctccacaGGAACAGTATGCGGTATGTGGGGCTAGCTGGTGTCCAAGGCACTTGTGCGCCCCGATCGTCGGATTACCCtataaaaaaaccagcggtacccttttcgtcttaacgagaagtgccacgagatcgcttgcgcatgttaCCGTGACACATATCCAcaccttttttctttttttattgctggaaaaacgcgttatgcGTTTCCCACGCGGGAATGTGAGGCTCGCCGGtttccaaggcgccgagtgctccccgaacattggaatacccactaaaaaaccagcggtaccctttccgtcttaacgaggaacgccacgggatcgctttcgcatgctactgtGACGCTCTGACGACACATATCCGTTATTAACTAACTGGTTAAGGTGTGGATATGTGTCGTCAGAACATCATCGTCATCGTCGAAGATTTTAGGTTGGTGGCCAACCTAAAATCTTCAGGCTGAAATCGCCAAAGGCGCTACTACTTAATGAAAACACttctttaattttctttaataaaatcatgCAAAATGAATTAGTGACACTCCACGTgtattgtgtataatatatatttcttggtGCTTAGGATTGTTTAATAGTTGTAATTCCGTCATCATTTGAAatccttttaattaaaataaccgtTTGTGCAGATTGTTTTCAGAAACTAGACTAAGTTATAAcagttatatgattattttactaagattatataacatacaatatCTGTAGTCATCATTatatcgtataaaataaaaacaactattttGTGGACTGATTGTCgagtcattttatttaaaaaaacactaatcattcaaaaatacaaaaatatatttcttcttaCTCTAATCTGTTTACAGGTGATCTGgtcgtatttaaaatatcactaaATATCATAATCACACAATACAATAACAGCTATCTAATGCAAtttcgttttctttttattatctcTTATAATTAGACGCAatactacaatatattttatttcctatagttatatatttttacataattataaacatttaatccTAAGAAACGGTCTATTACTGTCTATACCTACTAAATATCGACAAAAAAGgctttcaaaaaatttaatgtgGATCCCATTAACGTCCTCTTTGAGTAAAAGAGTCCGCACTGCACAAAAGATTTTCCTTACCCGTTACAAATTTGCCACTTAAGCACAATAATGAATCAGAGAACTGTCCTTTATCCATATCCTGTGCAATTCTTATTCAATtacctgttttattttttatctataagcATTGACACATATAATTAACtgtataatatttagataaatagatCTACCGGATTTTGACGAATATTTATCTTACGAGTAGCTTCACTCGACTCTAATAATAATGatcagttataaaaaaatgcgttGTTTTAGAAACAAGATTTTTCTGAAAAAACGCcttcagaaaaaaaatcatagatctatagaatatatacaagaatagatcatttaatattattagattaatgCTAGTATTCATTATGCGTGATTCCTAAATTTAACGAAAACGAGTATTGTGCATCAGTCCAATAGTTTTTAAGTTACAAATAACAACCTTTTAAAGTCGTTCCATAATTTGTTACAGCACATTCCATCGACCTCGAAACTTACGTTTTTTCTATTGACGCTTTTAAAATACAGGTCATAAATAATTCTACTATCCGTGAGAAATCTgaatcgttttttaaatatattaaccggGCTTTACTCAAGTATGaagtatagccgagatggcctagtggttagaacgcgtgaatcttaaccgatgatcgtgggttcaaacccggataagcaccactgaattttcatgtgcttaatttgtgattaaaattcatctcgtgcttgacggtgaaggaaaacatcgtgaggaaacctgcatgtgtctaatttcattgaaattatgtgacatgtgtattctaccaacccgcattggagcagcgtggtggaataagctctaaaccttctcctcaaaaagggagaggaggccttagcccagcagtggcacattaacaggctgttactgttaccgtTACTCAAGTATGAATTCTCATTCATAGCAATGAGatcaaaagtaaattatacataGGTACACGTCAAAAACTCATTACTTTCAAACGCTATTAACTACTAAATTGAACCGATAAATTTTAGTACCACATTTATTcgacattaaataaattgaaattcatcGATTTAACATCGACTCTGACCACCTACAATATTCAAGATTGCCTTGCAACGATTTATTGCCTTTCAACTAAACTTTGGCATAGAGACATACCAATTTCAAATGTTATATAAGTTATCTGTTGTGTTAAAAGTTTTTAGATATTCGATTTACTAAAAGAACACATATGTTctgtattatataagtaacagcctgacTACTGAGTCATGTCAGCACCTTATTATATACCTTGTTTGTGTTGTAGACAAGGTATTGTTTCGAAGTATTTATCCCTATTTCTAGACATATCCTTAATTCCTAAACCTAACCTTTAACCTTTATAACCTTCCTTGTCTTATTCCTAGCATTTTTCggattttttacaattttattatattagtagtatCATCAAATTCATTTACTTGGATCATTATAATAacctatacatatatgttatttatacatttagacATAAACTCCCAGTTTTCGTCCGCAGCTTCGGCACGACGTGACAGGTAAATTACGTATCCTATGTCCTTCTCTTTACCCCAAGAAACTTGTATGCATAATTTCATGATGTTCGGTTAAATAGTTTAGACATCAAAACGCAACAAACAAACTAAGaaactcactttcgtatttacaataataataaagataatgtcTACATAGTCGGAGATAAAATGGAAGTGGCAAGTATATTTCAAGCAAACTTTCATTATATGTTCTTGATAGCATCccaaaaatgttatattgacTGTGGTTTTGGAACCTGGTCTTGGGAGTTACGGCCAGTCATACGACGCAGTTAAAATTCGTCCTGTAAGTATTGTAGTAATCAAAAATatctacagaaaaaaataactgaTAATGATCTATCTGTCTTAAATACATCATAGTATCAAATAATATGTTTGAAAAAAgggtaagaaataattttattgggcTTTGGTTCATGTTTCAAGCATTATTTACTTCGCACTTCATAAcagtcatattatttttacaatgatccattaataaaaaaaaccattgagAGAAATCTGCCTAAAAAAGAAATAGTACATAGTTTGCTTATCAGGTTTCGAATTTTTTGTggtattattattgttctataatTTTACCGTTACAGGATACCGGAATGTACTTGAAAGCCGATTATGTTTATAGCATTCCGGGAGGGTGTGAGCGGAACCAATAACAATCTCGCAAATGTAATAATgctatcatattattaaattgctttGTTTCTACGAAAATATTTGTCAATATGTTCTCAATTACAGTGATTAAAACAATGTTTCACGATTTGTTTAGTAACGTAAAAGTAATGGTGGCTATATATTAAATGCAGCATCATTTAATATATAGCCACCATtactttatgtttaaataaaagaagCCGCTCAAATTATCaatgcaatagaacccaaaacaatgattgttagaatgtttgtctgtttgtttatctgtttgtctgtgcatttgagcacgctaatcttagaaacagCGTAACTGATGTGAGTGATTAAGTgcagttttcactaatgtattgtggcttcacttaaaatttagtgtttgttttatttccatcggcttataaataaaaaagttatgtcaatttaaataatcacgtcgatcatttattcgataaaaatgctataaaataaatgaaaatttatttatagctgAAAatttagctacctataaatgatagtctgtaaaatgataatgatcaaaagtttaaagaaacaaaacaaagttaaaaatgtacaatttcaGAGGTTTACTAATTCAAATTAAGaattccaatgtaagttgatcTCAGATCTATACGATTAATTATTcgatcaatatattaaatagggttcagcttatgctggacATACGTCGTTTAAACGCGCCCACGCGTTTATGAAAGATACGCCGATTGCCACGCTGTTGCCTATATAGCATTGAACTATTTGCAGCGAACGCACGTATGTCGGAGAGGCACGGCGCTCCCTGGTAACAGGTATATGGTAAACCTCTGTCTGTATTcgtttgtaatgtattttgttaGGTTATGGTagtagcttattaaaaaaaactacgcaCGTactacacacacatatatattatacacatttattttgtttttcgatactaCATTTTTAACTAGCtattgcccgcggcttcactcgcGCGTAAGTATAGGTTTAAGTAAAGGATGAATGGTTGTATGTAAGtctttgattttaaagtaagaagcttAAATTGTCATTctggttaaaaaaaatgtatattacggTATTTTTTCATCGTTGAACTTAAAGTAATGCctgatttttgatatattttatagtgacctaAATGAGTTAAAcgaaaatttactttatacaaGTCTTCCGATCTACGATACTGTAACGCAGGTGCCCCCCTCATCCATTACGTTGTTAATGCTGTAAATGACCAagaacacaaatattttttcgtattcAAAATATTCACATTAAACAATACTATTTAACACATTGAAAACTTTATGCATCTATAATTGTTTAGTTGAACGCGCTGGAACTGCTGGTTCgcactgaaaaaatattttagtgttggATAGCCCATTTACGAGGaaagcttattattttttagatcaTCCGTTTTATGCGCTGggtaaacggttaaagttacaCAACAACTATATCATGTATGTATGGAATCGTCCCTCTTGAAAAGTTCTAAAAAACGTCCGTAAGTCAACCTTAATAGATAGACATAGCATTAACCCCTGTAGTTCAGGTCTGCGTTGATGAAACAGTCAAGACACGTTACATGAATAGACTAAATGCTGTCAGTAAACTTTAAGATGCGAAGTAATCTTTCATATAAAAGTCAAACAAGTGCTTAAAATTTTATGCTTACAAAACAACTAACTACAAAGggcataaaattaatattaaaatgtatttaataatgtgTAAGCATAATACCAACATAATTAacatcaaatttttaatttaaaatttcccaaacatttactaatattttattttaaaaatattttaccgacttattttagaaaatttaggcaattattatacaaaaaaaataatcacttaaTGAGCTCTGAAATATCAAGAAAGTTTTGAGGACGGCGTGCAAAGTCGgtcattaaaatatgttttttccaAACTCTcgattgaaaaatttaaatcattcgGCCCCACTTGAAATTAATTACCAACTCAGGTCTAAATTGTCGTATATATCGTATCCCATAAATGTACCGTCTATCTTCACATATATGTTGGTCTACCTTTTGAccgattaaatttaaagatgcTATTGTGAAAATGtgcaattttcaattattatttattgcgattagcaaataattaaaagttaagtgataattttatataactttgatTATCACATTAGTCTCCATTAAACAACAACTAAGATGTATCCACATTCACTTAAAGGAACACGTAATTTCAAGCTAGCAATAAATTTGAGCCCATATTCACAAACACATCTCGATTCAATCTCTTACGCAGCGCATGAATTCTAATAAAATTGCTAAATTAATATCGAATTACACTCGTCGAACGCACTTGAATTctgtctttatatatttgttaattaaaaatggcCGCGCACAAGCGCTCCATTGAAATGTAATTTGAGTCGATGTCTAAAGTGTTAAccttaaaacaaacataataactttgaatagttaactaagtaatattgataattttcatatatatatatatataggcaaattattgattgttaaaatgtttgtttccactggatttttttttatttaataggaaggcatatgggccacctgatggtaagtggtcaccaaacgcccttagacattggcaaaatataattcttaattatttattaagaatacaaTCTTAgctaaatttttttaacttaatattaatcATGCATGTTTTACGTAATTATCTAttcctatttatattttcaggtACTTTTAGACATActcataaatactttttattattataaattagaatttcttatttcaaatatacaagaaaatttaaacataataatttggATTACGAAATTAGAGATGGTTGGGTGGGTATAGAATGACAGGacgttttgaatttaattaaatatttgtgaacacataaaaaaagcaaaaccAAAAAGAGAAAATTATATCCTTATAAAGTCAGAAAGGATTGCTAGTTAAAAGTGAAGTAATTAATCATCATCTACCTATATATTAAGCCGCGAGGGTTATGCTAATGGATgagtttttaaaatgtaataatttaaacattagtATAACAAAAGGTTCTCAGTACTAATCGTGTAGCTGTGACTCCAACAATGTCACCACCCGCGACACGTGTCAATACTTACATGAATGTTGCTAAAACACCAATAATAGACGTGTTTAGcaaaatttttatcattatcgAGCTTACTCTCGGTACAAATCGATTACTTATTAtgggtattaaaaaaaaagtatatgtctTACTAATATTAGCCTACTCTCTCAGTATACACATCatacttttatactttatagtgcacaaatacaattcatatatatttcaattgatCGTGGTAGCAGATTTTATTCAATACCTATTGTGCAACATTCTAGCTTTTATTCTCCAagagaaattattaaatttttacaatgaattaaataaatttgacgagGACATCGGATTTATAGTAACAAAAGCAGGAAATCGTAGAAGTCTACAAAATTATTTGCAAATTTTTGTTACAGTTATAATTAGTTTCACTTTCTATAGTGTTAGTAATAagtttaacataaataacatgTCGTTACTCATTTTGTTACCAATGAAGTTTTTACACTGTTTTGAGTTGCATTATTATGGCCacttatttattctaattattcCAAGGATTAAGTTAATCActaattatataagattttcatatccaaatgaaaaaaattgcgAAAAAGAAGTGACTAGTCGCAGAGAtgagaaatttaatatttttaaaaaacagattaaaaaatattcgaaaatagAAATGAAGAGATTGATTATCTTTTacaatagaattataattatatttgactaTTTATATGAATCCATTAAGTGGCAGGTATTTATCTTACTTTACATAAACTACTAATGTGTTctgttatacatacattataataataagttttttatttttcagatgTTAATACTTATCGtcataactttaattattgcaTTAGATTTGGCTTTTAACATCGCAAAGAGCATTATTGTCGGTAAAGTGAGTACTACTATAAggcacaaaataaatatttaattataagtatatatagtggtatttaaaaatattatttattaaacaaaaataatatttgttattctgATTATTTGTGGAGATGAAATAAGAACAGCCTTTGACAGAGTTTTGACTACAGAATTAGTGTCttaataccatttttttatttaatagtattaaaatcaAGCGTGTCGGGGTTTTCCGCGATGACGTCTCTAGAGCtgcttagtagtttttttacttgttgcaaagtaaaattaattcaattattttttcaccttaaaatacataatcattATTTGATCAAGATtagttatttttgaaataaaccaCTTTTTTGACTTGACTAAGTAACCCTTGAAGAGATCACAATTGATATTAGCCTTAACCtttgtcaattttttataatgtcttgACTAGAGACCGGATCACATGCATACACATATTTGCATATGAATTTGCATTTTTACCCCATTTTCAGCGGTCGctgcatatttaatttatactatctTAGATCTAGTGATGACGCATCTCGCTATGTTTACTGCTTTCTTTTGTTTTGgtatgataattaataacagCTCAGATTTGCACTCTTTTTTCCCGTTTAGAATGTGCTAAATATGCAAATGCATATTCAAATAGGCAAATGCATATAAACCGGCCTCTATTTATAACCACGCTCGATTGAATTAAACTGTAATATATACGCGGCAAGTACGTGGCTCTAGCTTATTATCTTCGGTCATGGTTAAACTGCCGGCCTGTGATATTTAGCATACTTGAAATATGTGtttatgacatatatattttttttaaatacattttaacatcTGTACAAGTctatatattaatcatttattttcagTACACGTTTTCATATTTCTCGGTGAATCTCTCGTTTTCACTGATTGAACTGTTGCCGTTATTAGTTCCTTGCATTTATGCTGAACAAGTCTGTGGCGAAGTGCGGATTCTCAAAGATCTTCTTTCTAGCAGACTATATGAGAATACGTTAGGTATGCATAAGTTTGCATTGTTGTTTATATAAGAGTATGTATTATACTATAGTCATATACACATAACTATGTGATAAGACTACTTCGTATAATCACATAATATACGTGGTCATAGTTACATATGTCTGTGATCAATAGTTACgctaacagtaacagtaacagcctgttaatgtcccactgctgggctaaggcctcttcaacacgctgctccaacgcgggttggtagaatacacatgtggcatattttcaataaaattagacacatgcaggtttcgtcacgacgttttccttcaccgtcaagcacgagatgaattataaacacaaattaagcacatgaaaattcagtggtgcttgctcgggtttgaacccatgaacatcggttaagattcacgcgttctaaccacttggcGTAGGTACTAGGTTACGTTAAAAgataattcaaatttagaatctctaagaaagaaatgaaaacaatattttttacacttatttcttttatttgtgcCAAATTGTCAACTATGATTTTCTGAAACTTTAAGTTTAGTTCTACtaacatatttttactttagGTTCTACTTATGATACTCATTTACAGGAAAATGAAGCTCCACTTCTGGAAATTAAATTTTGGAAATAGCGTCATTTAAATGCGTTATACCACAGAAAGGCAATTTTCTTTTACTAGTTAATACTTAATTCTAAACACCTGAATGAAATGTTACATGTCGCAAAGTACATTATCAAGATTGTAAAAGCA from Nymphalis io chromosome 11, ilAglIoxx1.1, whole genome shotgun sequence harbors:
- the LOC126771545 gene encoding uncharacterized protein LOC126771545 produces the protein MFIAFREGVSGTNNNLANRTHVCRRGTALPGNRYMMLILIVITLIIALDLAFNIAKSIIVGKYTFSYFSVNLSFSLIELLPLLVPCIYAEQVCGEVRILKDLLSSRLYENTLDKSSRSSARSLLTLIETRNLTFSLFHMFDIDIALPFKLLGLLLTYLIIMLQFDKVINPN